From Trueperella pecoris, a single genomic window includes:
- a CDS encoding oxidoreductase, giving the protein MAEFVHTRQGVSAYFEAATSRAPSAIVLVAYDGEWTRRKIPSLNDAVEVADELGIKLYDVARSGYPRAMREWSIKHGTQR; this is encoded by the coding sequence TTGGCCGAATTTGTTCACACTCGGCAAGGCGTGTCGGCATACTTCGAGGCGGCCACGTCTCGTGCGCCGAGCGCCATCGTGCTCGTCGCCTACGACGGCGAATGGACACGACGCAAAATCCCCAGCCTCAACGACGCCGTAGAGGTCGCCGATGAGCTGGGGATCAAGCTCTATGATGTCGCCCGGAGCGGCTATCCGCGTGCCATGCGCGAATGGTCAATCAAGCACGGCACACAACGCTAG
- the lpdA gene encoding dihydrolipoyl dehydrogenase — MTEKEYDVVILGAGSGGYACALRSAQLGMSVALIEGDKVGGTCLHRGCIPTKALLHAAEVADEMREGPSIGVKGSFEGIDMAALNAYKNGVVEKMFKGLTGLVNASGVETISGWGRLVAQDTVEVNGERIKGKNIVLASGSYSKTIGQTITDRVITSDKALTMDTVPGSVIVLGGGVIGCEFASVWSSYGADVTIIEGLDHLVPNEDEDVSKMLERSFRKRKIAFKTKTMFDRVEEDESGVHVFTQDGKQYDAEYLLIAIGRGPSTANLGYEEQGITLDRGFVITNERLHTGVGNIYAVGDIVPGVQLAHRGFLQGLFVADEIAGNNPAVPNEDNIPKVTFSNPEIASVGLSQKKAEEKFGKENVETSTFNLAGNGKSQMLGTTGFVKLVREKDGPIVGFHSIGARMGEQVGEGMLMVAWESYPEDFDGLIHAHPTQNESVGEAILALAGKPLHTHN, encoded by the coding sequence GTGACTGAAAAGGAATACGACGTAGTGATTCTCGGCGCGGGCTCCGGAGGATACGCCTGTGCTCTTAGGTCCGCGCAGCTCGGCATGTCGGTCGCGCTCATTGAAGGCGATAAGGTGGGTGGCACGTGTCTGCACCGCGGATGTATTCCGACGAAGGCGCTCCTGCACGCTGCTGAGGTCGCTGACGAGATGCGCGAAGGCCCGTCGATCGGCGTGAAGGGTAGCTTCGAGGGCATCGATATGGCTGCGCTCAACGCTTACAAGAACGGCGTCGTCGAGAAAATGTTCAAGGGTCTGACCGGCCTGGTCAACGCCTCCGGCGTTGAGACAATCTCGGGCTGGGGTCGCCTGGTCGCACAGGACACGGTGGAGGTCAACGGCGAGCGCATTAAGGGCAAGAACATCGTCCTCGCGAGCGGCTCCTACTCCAAGACCATCGGTCAGACCATCACCGATCGTGTGATCACCTCGGACAAGGCGCTGACGATGGACACGGTTCCGGGCTCCGTGATCGTGCTCGGCGGCGGCGTCATCGGTTGCGAGTTCGCCTCCGTGTGGAGCTCGTACGGCGCCGACGTCACCATCATCGAGGGCCTCGACCACCTCGTTCCTAACGAGGACGAGGACGTGTCGAAGATGCTCGAGCGCTCGTTCCGTAAGCGCAAGATTGCCTTCAAGACGAAGACGATGTTCGACCGCGTGGAGGAGGACGAAAGCGGCGTCCATGTCTTCACGCAGGATGGCAAGCAGTACGATGCGGAATACCTGCTCATCGCCATCGGCCGTGGCCCATCCACGGCCAACCTCGGCTACGAGGAGCAGGGCATCACGCTCGATCGTGGTTTCGTGATTACCAACGAGCGTCTCCACACTGGTGTGGGCAACATTTACGCCGTTGGTGACATCGTTCCTGGCGTCCAGCTAGCTCACCGCGGCTTCCTTCAGGGCCTCTTCGTTGCCGACGAGATCGCTGGAAACAACCCAGCCGTCCCGAACGAGGACAACATCCCCAAGGTGACCTTCTCCAACCCGGAGATCGCGTCGGTGGGACTTTCCCAGAAAAAGGCCGAGGAGAAATTCGGCAAGGAGAACGTGGAGACTTCCACCTTCAATCTTGCTGGTAACGGTAAGTCTCAGATGCTTGGCACCACCGGCTTCGTTAAGCTGGTTCGTGAGAAGGATGGCCCGATCGTGGGCTTCCATTCCATCGGCGCCCGCATGGGCGAGCAGGTCGGCGAGGGCATGCTCATGGTTGCTTGGGAATCCTACCCCGAGGACTTTGACGGCTTGATCCACGCTCACCCCACCCAGAACGAGTCCGTTGGCGAGGCGATCCTCGCACTCGCCGGCAAGCCACTCCACACCCACAACTGA